From the Salinimicrobium tongyeongense genome, one window contains:
- a CDS encoding GNAT family N-acetyltransferase yields the protein MIEFSKDFPEDLAFDAIFNFLSRVPFGRYMNDPFTKKEEAVRGKIEKLKLYGQTGVLYFAFKDEDIIGLIGFKKSEWDTDHFGYAVAKIDYFLVSEEQEDRKNVSLGLINLFESWARDEKISLVMTKIDTSYFTPVLTLQEKNFFFYECITQRIVHSENFTDKDLSSNYRYMVADDVPVLKSIALQSTFDKSHFYLDNRIKKNKVDSLYQKWIESAVNTESRIIVVEEENKIAGMFIFKINGYDKVIAKKRATWEFAAVSPEFRGKGIGREIFKCALHACIDNGAEVIDTTLIEKNIISQKIHEELGFKLLNTYYTFHKWF from the coding sequence ATGATAGAATTTAGTAAGGACTTCCCAGAGGATCTAGCTTTTGATGCTATTTTCAATTTCTTGTCCCGGGTGCCATTTGGACGATATATGAATGATCCTTTTACTAAAAAGGAGGAGGCCGTTAGAGGGAAAATTGAAAAATTAAAATTGTATGGTCAAACAGGAGTATTATATTTTGCCTTCAAAGATGAAGATATAATCGGACTAATTGGATTTAAAAAATCGGAATGGGACACTGATCATTTTGGGTATGCCGTAGCTAAAATTGATTATTTTTTAGTTTCTGAAGAGCAGGAGGATAGAAAAAATGTTTCTCTGGGACTAATCAATCTATTTGAAAGTTGGGCTCGAGATGAAAAGATTAGCTTAGTTATGACCAAAATTGATACATCCTATTTTACACCTGTCCTTACACTACAAGAGAAAAATTTCTTTTTTTATGAATGTATAACTCAGAGAATAGTTCATTCTGAAAATTTCACTGATAAAGATCTTTCCAGTAATTACAGATATATGGTTGCAGATGATGTTCCCGTTCTAAAATCAATAGCATTACAAAGCACTTTTGATAAGTCTCACTTTTACTTAGATAATAGAATTAAAAAAAATAAAGTGGATTCTTTATACCAGAAGTGGATAGAGAGTGCTGTAAATACTGAGTCAAGAATTATAGTGGTTGAAGAGGAAAACAAAATTGCTGGAATGTTTATTTTTAAAATAAATGGATATGATAAAGTTATAGCGAAAAAGCGCGCAACGTGGGAATTTGCAGCGGTATCACCAGAATTTCGTGGCAAAGGAATAGGTAGAGAAATTTTTAAGTGTGCCCTTCATGCTTGTATTGATAATGGAGCTGAGGTGATAGATACCACTCTAATAGAAAAGAATATCATTAGTCAAAAAATACATGAAGAACTAGGTTTCAAATTATTGAATACCTATTATACCTTTCACAAATGGTTTTAA
- the pseG gene encoding UDP-2,4-diacetamido-2,4,6-trideoxy-beta-L-altropyranose hydrolase, with protein sequence MRCKVFFRADGSSRIGLGHIVRCMALAHMLKSEFQIHFVCKEVTSELKNELIKEGFHLNKIASEEEFFAVLTGAEIVVLDHYGLDTSYQKQVKKKGSKLVCIDDLHDKEFVADLIINHSPGVGIDDYKTQAHTIFALGPAHALLRPVFFKETSEKRVIKGVENLLVCFGGSDYENLTGRVLDVVMDLKNIKKIRVVLGSANQHYFTLTKSYINNKRIELLSSLNDVEMCEIMKISDVAIVPSSGVFFEVVATGCIPLVCYYADNQKKLFTFLRENTRIPTFDAFAPIGEELPSLMVKLCKKPEAYSNFSMKEEVRQSPHLHLKNFISLRNQLISS encoded by the coding sequence ATGAGGTGTAAAGTTTTTTTTAGAGCTGATGGCAGTTCAAGAATAGGTCTTGGGCATATAGTCAGATGCATGGCTTTAGCTCACATGCTGAAGTCTGAATTTCAAATTCATTTTGTGTGTAAAGAAGTAACTTCTGAATTAAAAAATGAACTTATCAAGGAAGGTTTTCATTTAAATAAAATTGCTTCTGAAGAAGAATTCTTTGCTGTACTTACTGGAGCGGAGATTGTAGTATTGGATCATTATGGACTCGATACCAGTTATCAGAAACAGGTGAAAAAGAAAGGCTCGAAGCTCGTTTGTATAGATGACCTTCATGATAAAGAATTTGTAGCCGATTTAATTATTAATCATTCTCCCGGGGTTGGAATAGATGATTATAAAACCCAGGCTCATACCATTTTTGCTTTAGGACCCGCACACGCTTTATTGCGCCCGGTTTTTTTTAAAGAAACTTCAGAAAAAAGAGTAATTAAGGGAGTCGAAAATCTGCTAGTTTGTTTTGGGGGTTCTGATTATGAAAATTTAACCGGCCGAGTACTAGACGTAGTGATGGATTTAAAAAACATAAAAAAAATAAGAGTAGTTCTAGGATCAGCTAATCAACATTATTTTACCTTAACCAAGTCATATATTAATAATAAAAGGATAGAATTACTTTCATCTTTAAATGATGTAGAAATGTGTGAAATCATGAAGATTTCAGACGTGGCAATAGTGCCTTCCAGTGGAGTGTTTTTTGAAGTAGTCGCTACAGGTTGTATTCCTTTAGTGTGCTACTATGCAGATAACCAAAAAAAATTATTTACTTTTTTGAGGGAAAATACAAGAATTCCCACCTTTGATGCTTTTGCACCTATTGGTGAAGAGTTACCAAGTTTAATGGTTAAATTGTGTAAAAAACCAGAAGCTTACAGCAATTTTTCTATGAAGGAGGAAGTAAGACAATCTCCTCATTTGCACTTAAAAAATTTTATCTCTTTAAGAAATCAATTAATTAGCTCATAA